A genomic region of Colletotrichum destructivum chromosome 5, complete sequence contains the following coding sequences:
- a CDS encoding Putative bridge-like lipid transfer protein family member 1 gives MPTDGEPNPTPTETPSFNGTFLAYLIICGALAVFFLLYFNRAFGSLLSWGIRTYTWHRYRVYIDIQALQVSLLGGRIFFTGLRYHGNNETFLIQHGYVTWRYWLRRVREVDIKASAQQQAEQASLVTNGRHSNLPCRVTMSLVGLEWFVYNRSPAYDSVLAGLKEPTVTAENVTTAFESKDESASLRNRGQRTSEKSDPSHDSAPHEKESSGAALLSRLGNTFGHREASSSQPSTPSDVPAERDNAVQSDSDLPFLLQLFPISVTCQKAAVVMGNDNTKAILIVKADGLSGEIDASKTSTPDPYKQTFKIKFQHPIVEMRENDDFKEDQASRASREKVAAQEPSPTYKTSFFRRHRRRALGTLRNLVPYWRKSVESFSVGSRSPITTAVSQIPGSSHWQGLARYLDEDEQDSRLRWAGVEYAAESTVVDSPEATLTIYWDVVGKVTSEAANRRSKENVVTYINGDEAPAWGMILAIKGGVVNYGPWADRQRADLQRVFVPSLSKDAVPATPLAVGEYRVPTQFKLYVELDDEVTLRIPIREDSKNWKWKGKEPPMKAPPPPQKRKQRNRAKKNSKTDAAPIRPGGWLDFIVPGNATISFTMDMLASTTGYQMKLDVDLPSTELATSVNHELLWRSGPQRISCDLSTPLKWNSLRSWYFNIISEDMELFILRDHIFLLIDLVDDWASGPPAEYLVFTPFRYYLNLDLRNVTLYLNVNDGNIINNPTDLEDNAYIVAKSPSLVAKVCVPIDKYRPSLNAVSFALGSEAFSLWLHVPPWNTQGTFIASKEIGHGENFEADGKYHYNATTAPSNIDTLELNLSLQSPTATLYGFIIRYVMKLKDNYLGDDIHFKTLEEYQDLLRLKERNPDAELANRPPPKKTNDLDVILGIKIDDLRLLLPSNLYSSQRHVQIETAGLSLDLRFTNYYMDLQVNLNPLNLSLGTTESGMETPISAVSSTQLFIDGLTIYGHRLFGLPPAEPTYLCNWDISVGTVSGECSTDFLAALMSAGKAFAFEFDDDENALIPLSSIIVYDVTFLRVAVEAVRVWCHVDEAAFLFSAGALDVKFNDWARTHYSRRADIRVPDVQVSCVNSESAMRHRWKSHHGVETDAFLQASIRVAIIGRKLHFSEERKLQQELIRREDQRTGRTEFLLLPGLLEETLTDQLDPPAQGFPPVPNPTVLDVAQGDQRSIDSRSTFSASRQLRHKSSFLSIATTSSTSSVVRPRSSVRSRAKSRQSDFLYPGSPEATNRGSQHQRDVSTSTGRHSAFYSAIGDFRDASHHSSVAFSSQFYTPPFPLEGIRPNTSEAVMQSIEEDDNTSAFGFPEFSLDEIDAESLPEDRAHNSIIVEIPTGVTAFLNPSAVKNVSLLLAALQPSEPDNILDSLQISSMTDIFDLQKKKKIPGEITDVLLRVPKANIRFLNASTIDRLDPGGEEQDQYDVTVSKLSLCLRSTDVWENPAEPVKSNKRTSVQLKLDSAEVSASERLSGAEENQAAFMAQIESVMLSLGSKDVTYIDADIGSIKSSTASEKIEYLASLIHRTGVVASELGEVLGQTMSRHENRVRYFVHRLMAEGHSVGDPSFLTRPSAVLRSATEHLRTFDSWKMTARLRQIWTHMPANFKDDLQLDCLSGSVSPPSDASQRVIEAFQRWRSWDLYNVADSSLIKNVFGTVKADGKSESPDLPILAALRLKDVQLLLDPGPKENRIVFADLTTRLEKKTAPQSSATETRPKNTTVLNIYCGEAAVMLNWELCELAEDVLRLYNKSNLATKHRSDPKEDASVNKPKSQDTIHVVLAVGRGSVELDTVNLSATSLGHNMKASCLLDGYEKTGSSINFILSCDAVTSRLHHRSELLGMFQLRDPSVIVSHELLETETTSCHTIKSTASSRTFTLAVKKDPLYLIEVVDSLVKDELTQIHKLQRQLPESPAPPRRNSVKIAERLSSFRVNIAMFLDEYRISVPLLQSMTYNISGVVSRAAVAANFGKELIFDFDVKENSHEIRMDVRNQPRSISLLRIPPTNGRIVSHMGPGEHSVSVFGSVELMQLDASAVYSLLTALNRPQISSAISELQEGTKAIQGHMSDIFGDTASLKETPPSEPASNLVYTVHLTLAGIEVFGNTPLVSEKDPTACLSFKLDRVHLEVANRRDGQGPILAQPQLHINLRQILIDVQKGRDGTMRSCGSLALGALISANTRYTEDGKEERSFNFRSDGLEINLSPETVSTVVAALGYMGDKIKDLDTSRELEYLRKIRQTRPRIAINDQEEAEEPDIIDSFLSSIVYRFEVRDTQIAWLVGDPSDDLLPLASSKEDLILSVQLVSFGTRQTKSARLTIENFQLQMVPPGQDKSLRSLHSALLPEVIFNIAYVSNPHTRSLAFQAVGKSLDLRLTSGFIIPAAILKDSISLSIQNVQRASQNWSTGIVPAKVEKVDKIEEPTPPQRSILGTKRLESLLVDADFSGAVVYVSGKKQPIDGLRGNPRTGRPSLAGKYGQFSTDDTGSSTVLRSPGLAWKLEYRDNGHEDPSLYGEIKIDASSNVLYPSVVPLIMDMTTSVKEVVGKDKDTPAAAQMPAATKPKPGNEDNILTADPNVVIGRLKLNLGLRICRQEFSLSCQPIARVAATTCFEDIYFTVNTVRSQEQGNFFSISGAFSKLQASVQHVYSRESTGSFDVDSIVLSLMNSKHVSGTSGVSAILKVSPMTVSINAKQLQDFLLFREIWYPTELRNTSTAPVAKMNTEASQGHLVQRYQQVAATAAFPWTATISITSLDVSVDMGQAIGKSVFAIKEFWVSSKKTSDWEQNLCLGFEKIGIDCTGRLSGFIALQKFQLRTSIQWPEREAALNETPLIQASVGFSQFRVKAAFDYQAFLVADITSLELLMYNVRRSLEGTGDRLVAIFDGDAVQVFGTTTSAAQGVALYQAFQKLIQERRANFEMSLQEIEKFMRRRSYQNTVASPHLTSAPKFREEDTLSKSPISLDTDVVVTLKALNLGVFPSTFSDHQVFKMEALGAEARFAASIEQRRVHSILALTLGQLRIGLAGVRNIEAPKTLSEISVEDVVQRATGSRGGTILKVPKVGAVMQTWQTPNRNRIDYIFKSAFEGKVEVGWNYSRISYIRGMWANHSKSLEQTWGKELPLTAIKVTGVPDTEEQQGGGSSQQKITAEVTVPQSKYDYVALEPPIIETPQLRDMGEATPPLEWIGLHRDRLPNLTHQIVIVALLELAGEVEDAYSKILGS, from the coding sequence AAGAAACCGAGGACAGAGGACCTCTGAAAAATCAGATCCGTCTCACGACTCTGCACCACACGAAAAGGAGagctccggcgccgccctgtTGTCGAGACTAGGAAACACTTTCGGCCATCGGGAAGCGTCGTCTAGCCAGCCGAGCACACCCTCTGATGTGCCAGCAGAGCGCGACAACGCTGTCCAGTCGGATTCCGATCTTCCGTTCCTTCTCCAGCTCTTCCCCATCTCTGTGACATGCCAAAAGGCGGCTGTGGTTATGGGGAATGACAACACCAAGGCTATCCTGATTGTCAAAGCTGATGGCCTTTCGGGAGAAATAGATGCCTCCAAGACATCCACCCCGGATCCGTACAAGCAGACCTTCAAGATCAAGTTCCAGCACCCCATTGTAGAAATGAGGGAGAATGACGATTTCAAGGAGGATCAAGCGTCGAGGGCAAGCCGCGAGAAAGTGGCTGCGCAGGAACCCAGCCCCACGTACAAGACCTCTTTTTTCCGGAGACACCGACGCCGCGCACTTGGAACATTGCGGAATCTCGTACCGTACTGGAGAAAATCCGTCGAATCCTTCTCGGTAGGCTCGCGAAGCCCAATCACTACCGCCGTGTCGCAAATCCCAGGCTCCAGTCATTGGCAAGGCCTAGCTCGCTAtctggacgaggatgaaCAAGATTCGAGGCTTCGATGGGCGGGTGTCGAATACGCTGCCGAATCTACAGTGGTGGACAGTCCAGAGGCAACATTGACCATCTACTGGGATGTCGTGGGCAAAGTGACGTCTGAAGCCGCCAACAGACGCTCCAAGGAAAACGTGGTGACATACatcaacggcgacgaagctCCCGCGTGGGGCATGATTCTTGCCATCAAGGGCGGAGTGGTAAACTACGGACCCTGGGCCGATCGTCAGAGGGCGGACCTCCAGCGTGTCTTTGTTCCCAGCTTGTCCAAGGACGCAGTTCCGGCAACCCCTCTGGCCGTGGGTGAATATCGAGTACCCACTCAATTCAAATTGTATGTCGAGTTGGATGACGAAGTGACCCTTCGAATACCCATCCGAGAAGACTCTAAGAACTGGAAATGGAAAGGCAAGGAGCCCCCTATGAaggctcctccgccgccgcagaaGCGAAAGCAGAGGAACCGTGCAAAGAAGAACAGCAAGACTGACGCTGCGCCCATTCGTCCGGGGGGCTGGCTTGATTTCATCGTGCCCGGCAACGCCACAATATCCTTCACCATGGACATGCTTGCCAGCACAACGGGATACCAGATGAAGCTTGATGTCGACTTGCCTAGCACCGAGCTCGCGACCAGCGTCAACCACGAGCTCCTCTGGCGCTCAGGACCACAACGCATATCTTGTGATCTGTCGACCCCACTCAAATGGAACTCTCTAAGGTCATGGTACTTCAACATCATCTCTGAAGACATGGAGCTCTTCATACTTAGAGACCACATCTTCCTCCTGATAGACTTGGTCGACGACTGGGCCTCGGGGCCTCCAGCCGAGTATCTGGTGTTCACTCCTTTCAGATACTACCTCAACCTTGACCTACGCAACGTAACTTTGTACTTGAACGTCAACGATGGAAACATCATCAACAATCCCACCGACCTCGAAGACAACGCCTACATTGTAGCAAAAAGTCCGTCTCTTGTTGCAAAGGTCTGCGTTCCCATCGACAAGTATCGTCCTAGCTTGAATGCCGTCTCGTTTGCCCTTGGATCTGAGGCATTCTCCTTGTGGCTTCACGTCCCGCCTTGGAATACTCAGGGCACCTTTATCGCCTCAAAGGAGATAGGTCACGGGGAGAACTTTGAGGCTGACGGAAAGTATCATTACAACGCCACAACGGCACCGTCCAACATTGACACCTTGGAACTGAACCTTAGCCTGCAGTCGCCCACGGCAACGCTATACGGCTTCATTATCCGCTACGTTATGAAACTGAAGGACAACTACCTCGGTGACGATATTCACTTCAAAACACTTGAGGAGTATCAGGACCTTTTACGACTGAAAGAACGCAATCCTGACGCGGAGCTGGCCAATCGCCCGCCCCCAAAGAAGACCAATGATTTGGACGTGATCCTGGGTATCAAGATTGATGACCTCCGCCTCCTACTGCCTTCGAATCTGTATTCCAGCCAGCGACATGTCCAAATCGAAACCGCCGGTCTCTCGCTCGACCTCCGATTCACCAACTACTACATGGACTTACAGGTTAACCTCAACCCCCTCAACCTCTCCCTAGGGACGACGGAGTCGGGCATGGAAACACCGATTAGTGCCGTGTCTAGCACGCAGTTGTTTATCGACGGTTTGACAATCTATGGTCACCGTCTCTTTGGCCTGCCCCCAGCCGAGCCAACCTACCTTTGCAACTGGGACATCTCCGTCGGCACTGTTTCGGGAGAATGCTCTACCGATTTCCTGGCCGCCCTAATGAGCGCAGGCAAAGCATTTGCGTTCGAatttgacgatgatgagaaTGCGCTGATCCCGCTGTCGTCCATCATCGTGTACGACGTGACCTTTTTACGGGTAGCTGTTGAGGCTGTTCGAGTCTGGTGCCATGTGGATGAAGCAGCCTTTCTGTTCTCGGCCGGTGCTCTCGATGTCAAATTCAACGACTGGGCGCGCACGCACTACTCCAGACGAGCTGATATCAGGGTTCCTGACGTTCAGGTTTCGTGTGTCAATTCAGAATCAGCAATGAGGCACAGGTGGAAATCCCACCATGGTGTCGAGACCGATGCCTTCTTGCAAGCCTCTATCCGCGTGGCAATCATCGGAAGGAAGTTACACTTTTCCGAGGAGCGCAAGTTGCAGCAGGAGCTCATTCGTCGCGAGGATCAAAGGACTGGGCGCACCGAGTTTCTGCTTCTGCCTGGGCTTCTGGAGGAGACGCTCACCGATCAGCTCGATCCGCCCGCCCAAGGCTTCCCACCGGTTCCCAATCCAACGGTATTGGATGTTGCCCAGGGTGACCAAAGATCCATTGACAGTCGATCAACGTTCAGCGCCTCTCGGCAACTTCGTCACAAGAGTTCGTTCTTGTCCATAGCCACCACTTCAAGCACTAGTAGTGTAGTGCGGCCACGAAGCTCTGTGAGATCACGGGCGAAGTCTAGGCAGTCGGACTTCCTCTATCCCGGCAGCCCGGAAGCTACGAACCGAGGATCGCAACACCAGCGAGACGTTTCTACATCGACCGGCCGCCACTCCGCGTTTTACAGTGCCATTGGCGACTTCCGAGATGCAAGCCACCACTCGTCTGTGGCTTTTTCGAGTCAGTTCTACACCCCGCCGTTTCCTCTGGAGGGCATTCGGCCCAATACGTCCGAAGCCGTCATGCAAAGCATCGAAGAGGATGACAATACGTCCGCCTTTGGCTTTCCAGAGTTCAGCCTGGACGAAATTGATGCCGAATCTTTGCCCGAGGATCGTGCTCATAATAGCATCATTGTCGAGATTCCAACCGGCGTCACTGCGTTCCTGAATCCCTCCGCTGTCAAGAACGTGTCATTGTTGCTTGCTGCTCTACAACCGAGTGAGCCAGACAATATTCTCGACAGCCTGCAAATTTCCTCAATGACCGACATTTTCGACttgcagaagaagaagaagattcCCGGTGAAATCACAGACGTACTTCTCAGGGTTCCGAAAGCCAACATCAGGTTTTTGAATGCTTCCACcatcgaccgcctcgacccCGGCGGGGAGGAACAGGACCAGTATGATGTGACAGTATCAAAGCTGTCGCTGTGTCTTCGATCCACGGATGTCTGGGAGAATCCAGCGGAGCCGGTGAAGAGCAACAAACGAACATCGGTTCAACTGAAGCTCGACTCTGCCGAGGTCTCCGCGTCGGAACGGCTTTCGGGTGCCGAAGAAAACCAGGCAGCCTTCATGGCCCAAATTGAGAGCGTGATGCTTTCGCTGGGTTCGAAGGATGTCACTTATATTGACGCAGATATTGGCAGCATCAAGAGTAGTACCGCATCGGAAAAGATCGAGTACCTTGCATCGCTCATCCACAGGACCGGGGTTGTTGCTTCAGAACTGGGGGAGGTGCTGGGGCAGACAATGTCCAGGCACGAGAATCGAGTCAGATATTTCGTCCACCGTCTCATGGCAGAGGGACATTCAGTCGGCGACCCTTCGTTCTTGACACGCCCGTCGGCAGTCTTGAGATCTGCCACTGAGCATCTGCGAACCTTTGACTCTTGGAAGATGACGGCAAGACTTCGCCAGATATGGACACACATGCCGGCAAACTTCAAGGACGACCTGCAACTCGATTGCCTTTCTGGATCGGTATCTCCGCCTTCCGATGCCTCGCAACGGGTCATCGAAGCTTTCCAACGATGGCGTAGCTGGGACTTATACAACGTGGCTGATTCGTCGTTGATCAAGAACGTCTTCGGGACAGTGAAGGCCGACGGCAAATCTGAATCGCCTGACCTCCCGATCTTGGCGGCGCTCCGGCTGAAGGATGTGCAGCTACTCCTGGACCCGGGCCCCAAGGAGAACAGGATCGTGTTTGCCGATTTGACGACACGactggagaagaagacagcGCCCCAGTCCAGTGCCACGGAGACGAGGCCGAAAAACACGACTGTCTTGAACATCTACTGCGGGGAGGCAGCTGTCATGCTCAACTGGGAGCTGTGCGAGCTTGCTGAAGACGTTCTCCGCCTCTACAACAAATCCAACCTAGCAACCAAACATCGTTCGGATCCTAAGGAGGACGCGTCAGTAAACAAACCGAAGTCCCAAGATACCATCCATGTTGTACTGGCGGTCGGACGAGGCTCAGTGGAGCTGGATACTGTCAACCTCAGCGCCACGTCACTGGGTCACAACATGAAGGCGTCTTGCTTGCTTGACGGCTATGAGAAAACTGGATCATCCATTAACTTCATCCTCAGCTGCGATGCCGTGACGTCGCGATTGCACCATCGATCCGAGCTATTGGGCATGTTCCAGCTCAGAGACCCGAGCGTCATTGTGTCTCATGAGCTTCTCGAGACAGAGACGACATCATGTCACACAATCAAATCAACGGCCAGCAGTCGCACCTTCACTCTAGCAGTCAAGAAGGATCCCCTGTATTTGATTGAGGTTGTTGACTCTCTAGTCAAAGACGAATTGACGCAGATCCACAAGCTCCAGAGACAGCTCCCGGAATCGCCAGCACCCCCGCGTAGAAATAGCGTTAAGATCGCCGAACGTCTCTCGTCGTTCCGAGTTAACATCGCGATGTTTCTAGACGAGTACCGTATCAGCGTGCCGTTGCTGCAGTCTATGACTTACAACATCTCAGGTGTTGTGTCGCGAGCAGCGGTGGCCGCCAACTTTGGAAAGGAGCTCATTTTTGACTTTGATGTCAAGGAGAACTCCCACGAGATCCGGATGGATGTTAGAAACCAACCACGCAGCATATCGCTTCTTCGAATCCCACCGACCAACGGTCGGATTGTTAGTCACATGGGGCCAGGGGAGCACTCTGTCTCCGTGTTCGGTTCGGTTGAGCTGATGCAGCTGGACGCCTCCGCCGTGTACAGTCTGTTGACGGCTTTGAACCGACCGCAGATATCAAGCGCCATCAGCGAGCTACAAGAAGGCACAAAAGCGATTCAGGGGCATATGAGTGACATTTTTGGCGACACAGCGTCCCTCAAAGAAACACCGCCGTCAGAGCCGGCGTCGAACCTGGTCTATACCGTTCACCTCACTCTggccggcatcgaggtcTTTGGAAATACGCCCCTCGTCTCGGAGAAGGATCCTACCGCGTGCCTGTCCTTCAAACTCGATAGAGTCCATCTGGAAGTTGCCAATCGCCGCGATGGCCAAGGTCCCATTTTGGCACAGCCACAGTTGCATATCAACCTGCGCCAGATCCTGATTGATGTACAGAAGGGCAGGGATGGCACCATGCGATCGTGCGGCAGCCTTGCTCTGGGTGCTCTCATCTCGGCCAACACGCGATACACGGAAGACGGCAAAGAAGAGAGGTCGTTCAATTTCAGAAGTGACGGACTGGAGATCAACCTGTCGCCAGAGACCGTTTCGACCGTGGTTGCCGCCTTGGGATACATGGGCGATAAGATCAAAGACCTCGACACGTCACGCGAGCTCGAGTATCTGCGTAAGATCCGGCAAACAAGGCCGCGAATCGCCATCAACGATCAGGAAGAAGCGGAGGAGCCCGACATCATTGATTCCTTCTTGTCTTCCATTGTCTACCGCTTCGAGGTGCGCGACACGCAAATTGCCTGGCTCGTCGGCGATCCCTCGGATGACTTGCTTCCATTGGCGAGCAGCAAAGAAGATCTCATCCTGTCGGTGCAGCTTGTCAGTTTCGGAACGCGCCAGACCAAGTCAGCCAGGCTCACAATCGAGAACTTCCAGCTTCAGATGGTCCCGCCTGGTCAGGACAAAAGCCTCAGGTCTCTTCATTCGGCGTTACTCCCCGAAGTCATCTTCAACATTGCCTATGTTTCCAATCCGCACACTCGTAGTCTTGCGTTCCAAGCAGTTGGCAAATCCCTGGATCTTCGCTTGACATCGGGCTTCATCATCCCCGCCGCGATCCTCAAAGACTCCATTAGCCTCTCGATACAGAACGTGCAGAGAGCCTCCCAGAACTGGAGCACGGGGATTGTGCCGGCCAAGGTCGAAAAGGTGGACAAAATCGAAGAGCCGACTCCACCACAAAGAAGCATACTTGGTACGAAGCGTTTGGAGTCTCTGTTGGTCGACGCAGACTTTTCCGGTGCCGTTGTGTATGTTTCGGGCAAAAAACAGCCAATAGATGGATTGCGCGGCAACCCCAGAACCGGTCGACCGTCTCTGGCAGGCAAATACGGCCAGTTCAGCACGGATGACaccggcagcagcaccgtTCTCCGATCACCAGGTTTGGCCTGGAAACTTGAGTACCGAGACAACGGACACGAGGACCCCTCACTGTACGGCGAGATCAAGATTGATGCCTCGAGCAACGTCCTGTACCCATCCGTTGTGCCACTCATCATGGACATGACGACCAGCGTCAAGGAAGTAGTAGGCAAGGATAAAGATACGCCGGCTGCCGCGCAGATGCCTGCCGCCACGAAGCCGAAGCCTGGCAACGAGGATAACATCCTCACGGCCGATCCGAACGTAGTCATTGGACGTTTGAAGCTGAACCTGGGACTCCGAATCTGTCGCCAAGAGTTCTCGCTAAGTTGCCAGCCCATTGCACGTGTTGCGGCAACAACATGCTTCGAAGACATTTACTTTACCGTAAACACTGTGCGTTCGCAAGAACAAGGCAATTTCTTCTCCATTTCCGGCGCCTTCTCCAAGCTACAGGCATCAGTCCAGCACGTCTACTCTCGAGAGTCGACGGGTAGCTTCGACGTCGACTCGATCGTGCTGTCTTTGATGAACAGCAAACACGTCAGCGGAACGAGCGGCGTATCTGCCATACTCAAGGTCAGCCCGATGACTGTCTCGATCAACGCCAAGCAACTCCAGGACTTCTTGCTATTCCGCGAAATCTGGTACCCCACCGAGCTGCGGAACACGTCGACAGCTCCAGTCGCCAAGATGAACACGGAGGCTTCACAGGGCCACTTGGTGCAGCGGTATCAACAGGTGGCCGCCACAGCAGCGTTCCCGTGGACGGCCACCATATCGATCACGTCTCTCGATGTCAGCGTTGACATGGGCCAGGCGATTGGCAAATCCGtcttcgccatcaaggagTTCTGGGTTTCGTCAAAGAAAACATCCGACTGGGAGCAGAACCTGTGCCTCGGATTCGAAAAGATCGGCATAGACTGCACAGGCAGACTAAGCGGATTCATCGCTCTCCAGAAGTTCCAGCTGCGAACATCGATTCAGTGGCCGGAGCGAGAGGCGGCGCTCAACGAGACGCCCCTCATCCAGGCGTCTGTCGGGTTCAGCCAGTTCCGAGTGAAGGCAGCATTCGACTACCAGGCCTTCCTCGTTGCCGACATAACATCTCTCGAACTCCTCATGTACAACGTTCGTCGCAGCCTCGAGGGCACAGGAGACCGGCTCGTTGCCATTTTTGACGGAGACGCGGTGCAAGTCTTTGGCACCACAACGTCGGCAGCACAGGGTGTCGCGTTGTACCAAGCATTCCAGAAGCTCATACAGGAGAGGCGGGCCAACTTTGAAATGTCTCTGCAGGAGATTGAGAAGTTTATGAGGAGACGGTCATACCAAAACACCGTCGCGTCTCCCCATCTCACAAGCGCGCCCAAGTTCCGGGAGGAAGACACGTTATCCAAGTCTCCAATCTCGCTGGATACGGATGTTGTGGTGACGCTCAAGGCGTTGAATTTGGGCGTATTCCCAAGCACCTTTTCCGACCACCAGGTGTTCAAGATGGAGGCATTGGGCGCGGAGGCACGATTCGCAGCCAGCATCGAGCAGCGGCGCGTCCACAGCATCCTAGCACTCACGCTCGGCCAATTGAGGATCGGTCTCGCGGGGGTCAGGAACATTGAAGCGCCCAAAACGCTCAGCGAGATATcggtcgaggatgtcgtTCAGAGGGCCACGGGGTCGCGCGGCGGAACGATCCTCAAAGTACCAAAAGTGGGAGCGGTGATGCAGACATGGCAGACGCCCAATCGCAACCGGATCGACTACATCTTCAAGAGCGCGTTCGAGGGCAAGGTCGAGGTGGGATGGAACTACTCGCGCATCAGCTATATCCGCGGCATGTGGGCCAACCATTCCAAGTCGCTGGAGCAGACCTGGGGCAAAGAGCTCCCGCTCACAGCCATCAAGGTGACAGGAGTGCCGGACACGGAAGAGCAACAGGGGGGCGGGTCATCGCAGCAGAAGATCACGGCCGAAGTCACGGTGCCGCAGTCCAAGTACGACTACGTCGCGCTGGAACCGCCCATCATCGAAACGCCACAATTGAGAGACATGGGCGAGGCCACGCCACCGCTGGAATGGATCGGGCTTCACAGGGACCGGCTGCCTAATCTGACGCACCAGATTGTCATTGTTGCTCTGCTAGAgctggccggcgaggtgGAGGACGCTTATTCCAAGATATTGGGATCGTGA